CTCGCCTGCCACGGATGGGATGGAGTGTCGTACTTCCTCCTTGAAAACTTCGGGTCCCCCAATCACCCGCCTCCCTACTTCTTCTGCTTCTCCTCCTTCTTCTTGCTTTCATCTGCCTTGGCCGCTGCTGCGGCCGCCATAGCGGCCTTCCTCATGACGCCAATTGTGAGACCGGTTCTCCCGTTGGACTTCGTCCTCTGTCCGCGAACCTTCTGGCCGGTCTCGTGCCGGATGCCCTTGTAGCAACGGATCTTCTTCATCAGCCCGATGTCCTCCATGACGCTGACCTGGAGCTCCGGGCCGATGACCTGAACGTCCGCGCCCGTGTCGAGGTCGTTCTGCCTGTTGAGCATCCAGGGGGGGGCAAACTCGTGCAGGGAGTTCAGGGCATCCTCGACCATTTCGAGCTGCTCGTCGCTAAGGTCCCCGATCGGGGTGCGGCGTGGAATTCCGACCTTGTCGGCGATGAGGATGGCGGTCCTGACGCCTATCCCCCTTATGTCTGCGAGGGCCAGCTGGATGGGTCTCTCGCCGTTGAGGTCGGTCTCGGCGAGCCGCACGATGTATTTGAAGTCTGGCTTATGCTCCCTGGTGACGCGGGGCTTGACCTCCTTCGTCTCCTCCTTCTTCTCCTTGCCCCGCTCCTCCTTCTTCTTCTTGGGCGGCGCCGCAGTCTCCTTTGGCGCCGGCTCCGGCTCGCTCTTCGTCTTCTCAGTCACTCCGTCTCCTCCGGGGTAAGGGTCAAATAGAGTAGTCATTCAAATACGTTTCTATCTGGAACTCAGAAAAGGCCGTAGGCATGGGCGACCAGGAAGGCCGTGGCGACGCTCAGTCCCACCCCCGCGGCGGACTTGTGGCAGCCGTAATAGATGGCCCAGAACACATTCAGGAGGACCATGACCGCAGCGAGGTAGACACCGTTCAGGGAGGTCCTTGTGATGACGGTGAGGTCAGGGCGGATTCCAAAGCGGGGGAGGACGATGTAGACGGTCAAAAGCGCTGCTGAGACGAGAATGAAGATGGCCAGAAGGACGTCGCAGGCCACGACGGCCGCCCTGCGCTTCCGCCTTCTGTGGCACCCGCACCTCGGGTTCTTCCTTATCATCCGCAACCAATAACCGTGGATTTTAAAATAAAGCTATTCCAGAGGCTACTTCGCAGGCTTCACATAAAAGGACCACTCTATTGAGAGCTCGTACGAGTTGCCGTTGTCGAGCCACTGGAGCAGGCCGATTCTGCGCGGGGTGTGGTTCCCGCAGTCCTTCGCAAAAATCGCGAACTGCCAGTCGCCAGTCCCATTGTCGCCGTTCAGTTTATGCTGGGTCACCGTGAATTCTAGTGTCACCGTTCCAGTGCCCCCGGCCGGGTCGTAGGCGTTCTTCCCGGAGGCGCTGCGGTTCTCGCCCCATGGTGTTGTGACCTTTATCCCTAGCTCGTCGGGCTTGTTCGTGTGGAGGGGGTACTGGTCGGGCTCGTCTCGCCAGGTCAGGGTGAACCTGACCTCGGCCAGATTCCTCTCGGTTATCTGGAGGGTCTCGGGGGCGGTCTGGCTGTTCTCTTCAACATTGCCGCTGGACGAGGCGGTTCCCTTCTGCAGCTCCCAGCCCTCGTAGCTCACGGGCCTCCCGCCCCCTCCTCCCCCGCCCTGCACCGGAATCTGGCCCAGAGCGATGCTTGAGGCCTGATACGAGAACATTCCCGCAAGGGCGACGATAAAGACCACGAAGACCGCGACGCCTTGGACGTGGGTTATAGTCGGTTTCCCGGGTAGGACGTCGAGCCGCTTGCTACCCTTCAGCCACTTCCTAAGCTCAACATAAACGTCCCGCGCCGCGGACATCGCGACGCGTGGCACGCCCCTCGCGATGCCGATAATGGAAGATGCTATGCTCAACTCCTCTCAACCTCTCCTAAGGGAATACTACGAAGCCCTGACTTTTATTTATAGATATTGGTCCGGGTCTCAGAAGTAGTACCATATCGTCCTGTAGTCCTCGATTTCCTCGCCGTCCCTGTAGAGCCTCATCAGGTAGTCGAAAATGGACACATCGGTGAACAGGTAGTCCTCCGAAGGAGCCAGGCGGGCCTCCCAAGGATAGAATCTGTATACCCTTCTCCCGTCGGGCAGGAGCATTATCGGCTCGTGGTCCTGCCAGGCGCGGAGGTAGGACTTGCCCAGTCGCGGGACATTGAACACGGGCTCGTCGGTCCTGATAACGCCCGGCAGGAGCCTTGCCTCCTCGGCAACCTCCTGCTCTATGCGCGCTAGCGGAACCCTGAAGTCCACGGTCTCGTCCTTGCCCTTGGTATTGAAGGTGTAGTAGGGCAGGACTCCACACAGCCTGAGCACCCTCCTCAGCTTCGCGGTCTCGAACCTGCGGCTGTTGTAGTAGGTGAAGACCTGCTGGTTGTGCACGGAGATTCCAAGCGCTCTGAGCCTCTTAATGGCCCCGAGGGCCTCGGGCGTGAGCTCCGAGGGATACTCGAAGTGGGTCACGATGCACACCTCCCTCTCCCCCCACTCGTGGTACCGCCTGAGGAGCTTCAGAAAGCCGCGGTCTATTCTGAAGGGCAGCGTGACCGGCGTTCTCGTTCCTATCCGAATTCTCTCGACGTGCTCGATTTCCGCGAGCTCCCCCAGCACCCACTCCAGTGCATTGTTGGGCAGGGCGAGCGGGTCGCCGCCCGTGACCAGGACCTCCTTTATCGCCTCATTGCCCCTTACCCATTCGAGAGCCCTCTTTACCTTCGCCCGGTCCAGCCTGGCCTCCCGCAGCTTCCTTATCTCCCAGTTCCTCTGGCAGTAGACGCATATCTGGGGGCAGGCGTCGAAGGGCTTGATTATCAGAATCTGCGGATAGCGCCTGGTGACGCCCGGAATCGGAGTGGTCCATCTCTCCTTCATGAAGTCGAGGTCGTCACCGCTCTCGAGCATTCTCTTCAGGTTCCTGCAGTAGCGCTCTCCGGGCAGCACCTGGGCCCTGACCCCCCGGTCGAAATCGCGCCTCCCGGTCCTGTTGAAGAGCGAGAGATAATAGGGCGTGAGCTGGTAGGGCACGCCGAGTTCGTCCGCCAGCCTGAGCCCCTCCAGCTCGTCCTCCTCGAGCCTCACAATGGACGAGAGGGTCTCCCGGTCGTCAATGATGTGCCTGATGTGCCATCGGTAGCTCTCCCAGTCCTCCGGGTGAGCACCGAAATAATCGAGCACGGCCCTTTTTGTCTCCTCCCGGGCCCTCACCACCCCCGCGTCGAGGCCGCTCGGGTACCTAGCCATCCATCTGTCCATCATCGCCGAGTAACCGTCGAGCTCGGAGGAGCGAAGGGCCCCGCTCTGCCGCCTCTCACCTCCCGGTGACAGGTCCGCGGAGGCGATTCCCGAATGCCCGTGAATTCCCCTCAGCAGAAAGATCAGCTCCCAGAGAAAGCCCGCGCCCGCCTCCTCCCCCTTTCTCTCCCCCCTCGCTAGGGCGTGGAGAATCTGAAGGCACGAGGCCCCCGTGAGGCGCTCGTTCTCCGTTCTGATGAAGTTCTTTAGGACGCGGATGCACTGCTTCGCGTTGTTCTTCTCCGCGATGCTCATATCTTTGTAGTGCCTGTCAGAGTAGATATTGAAGTAGTGCCTCTCGAGCGAGTTGAGGTGGTCGAATATTCTGTCCCTGGCCTCGTGCAGGTCTCCGGAGCCAACAAGAATTCGGTGAACCTCAGGGTCCGCTGCCCAGAGCTCTTCGACGAGCTCGTCGTGCGTGAGCGCAAGAAGTTCCTTCAAAGAAACCCCCTGATGGCCGGATGGACCTGATTGCCGTCATCCCATATGTATTTTTTTGACCGGAGCGCGCGGGTGCCACCCCCCAGCCAGGAGCCACTCGGTGGCGCCGGGAGGACCCGCTCAGCTACCCCCGCGCTCTCCGGGACGCGCAATGGGGGCCTGAGGGGCATGGGGTGCGGGACGCCCCGGCGGCGCGGGCGCGCGGGCCGGAGGGGGCTGGGCGGCCGTCCCAGGCTGCTGTGGAGCGGGCGGTCTCTGGGGGCCGGGGCCCCCAGCCGTCTGAATCGGCTGCACCGGTGGCGGGCTCCGGGGCGGCTGGCCCCAGTCGACCGGCTGGGCCGGCGCCGGTTCTCCGTAAATGGGCGGCTCCTGCCCGGAAATATACGAGGGCTCCGGCGCCTCGGGCGGCGGGAGGGCCTGTAGCTCCGGGACCGCCGCTGGCGGGGTCGCCTGCGGGGCGGGTCCCGGGGGCGCGGGGGATGACCCCGCGGGTGCGGCCGGCGCCGCGGCCCTCCTCCTCTGCGTCAGCGGGACTCCCACGGTCGTTATTATCACAGTTACGATAATCACCACGAAGGCCAGCTCCTTGAAAACCACGCCATTCTCGACGCCGTACTGCAGGGGCATCATCGCGAGCACGGCCGCGGCGAGACCCCTCGGCATCAGGACCGTGAACAGGTCGCTCCTGTCGGAGAAGGTGCTGCGGAAGAGGGCGAGCTTAACTGCGGCATACCTGGCCGCCACAGCCACGCCGACGATGAGGAGCCCCCAGAGAACCGTCCAGACGTCCTTGATCGAGATTATCATACCGATATAGACGAAAAAGAACGAGCGTATGAAGAACGATATCTCCGAGTGGAACTGCTTCATCGCCGTCGTCACCGTGGCGGCCTCCCTCATCTGCAGGAGACGGCCGATCGGCTCGCCGTTGGAGAGCACGAGGCCGAATATCAGCGTCGCCACGGGCCCGCTGCCCTGCGACCACTCGGTGAGTGAATAGACGATGAAAACCGCCGCTATTGTGAGCATGAAGCCGTACTCGGCCTTCTCTATCTTCCTGAGCACCCAGACCCAGAGCACGCCGAGTATGCCGCCGATGAAGGCGCCTATCGTGAACGCGGACAGAACCGACCTCGCGATCTCGGACGGGCCCATCCCCGCCCCGGAGCTCGGGACGATTACCTGAATTATGGCGATGACCGCGACGACGCACAGCACGTCGGTCAGGGCCGACTCTATGCTCAGGTCGGTCTTGATCTCGTCGCTGACGTCGAGCTTCTGCACGAGGGGCAGGACGATGGCTCCGCTCGTTCCTCCTATGATTGCGCCCAAAAGGAGCCCGTAGGACCACCTCCCATCGAATAGGAAATGGCCAATGAAGATTCCGACCGTACCCATCGTGAAGAGGAAGCCGAGGAACCCCAGAGCCGCGGCCCGCGGGGCCTCGCCCACAACCTTCCTCAGCGGGAGGTTGAGGCCGCCGTCGAAGAGGAGAATCATGAGCGCAAGGCCGCCGAAGAAGAGGGCGAACCTGCTGAGCAACGCGACATCGACGAGCTGGAAGACGGGGCCAACTATGAGACCCAGTACGAGGAGGGAGAGGACGTCCGGTACTCCGTACTTCTTGAAAATGAAGTTCCCAACGAATCCGACCATTATGACGAGGCCTACGAAGATGAATATCAGGAGCACCAGGTCCTTGGAGAGGAGCCCGGCCTCGACTATTCTAACCTTCATTTGCGCCGGCGCGCTCTCGGCCCCCTCCATGTCCTTGACCCTGGCGCTGATGTTGTACTCGCCCGCTATGGAGTAGGTATGGAAAAGAATCGGGTTGTAGGTCCAGCCGGAGTCGATTCCGTCGCCGAAGTCCACGTAGTACAGGAGCGTGTCGCCCTCCGGGTCCGAGCTCCCCGTGAGGTCCACCCTGACCTCGGCCCCCCTGGGAAACTCCCTCGAGTCGATCGCGATGACCGCGGTGGGCGTGCGGTTGGGCGGGAGCACCGCCACAGTGCTCTCGGTCTCCTTGCTCACCCCGCCCTGATCGTCACGCACGCGCAGCTTGACCGTGTAGCTCCCGGGCCTCTCATATGTGTACTGCACAGTGTGGGTGCCGACCCACCCCGTCGAGTTCCCGTCCCCGAAACTGAAATCGTACGCAACGACGGTCCCTTCCGGAGAATAGGAGAGCGCACCCCGGAATGTGAAAGCGCCTCCGACTCTCTGGGCCGCGGGGAGGACCTCGAGCACGGCCACGGGCTCCGAGAGAGCCGATGAGGCGGAGGGGAGGAGCGCTGCCAGAATAAACGCAACGAGTGCGAGAACGAGGGGGCGGGAGAGCCTCATCCGCGAGGAATTCATCTGGCCCGTTAAATAGCTTTTCCAGAGTTCCGGGGCCGCTATGGGTAGGCAACGCTAATAAGGGGGTTCGCCATTGCTCCCCGACCCCGGCGGCGAATTCACCGGGGCCGGGAGAGACGGCGATGGAAACGCTCCTTGAGAAGCACTGGCACCACCTGCCCGCGCACGAGGTAATCACGCTGCTGGGCACGAGCCCCGACCGGGGGCTCGAGGATTCCGAGGCCCGGAGGAGGCTGGAGCGCTTCGGCCCCAACAAGCTCACGCCGAGAAAAAAGAAGAGCCCGGTGGTCCGCTTCCTGATGCAGTTCAAGAGCCCCCTGATATATATTCTCCTCGTCGCGGGGGTGGTGACCGCGATCCTCCGCGAGTACGTCGACTCCGCTGTGATTCTCGCCGTCGTTCTGGTCAACGCCGTCGTCGGGTTCGTTCAGGAGGCGAAGGCGGAGCGCGCGATAGAGGCGCTGGCAAAGACGATAACGGCGGAGGCGACGGTCCTGCGCTCCTCCCGGCTCAGGCGCGTGCCAGCGACCGAGCTGGTGCCGGGCGACATCGTAGTTCTGGAGAGCGGCGACCGCGTCCCCGCGGACCTCCGCCTGCTCCAGACGAGCGAGCTCCAGATCGCCGAGGCCGCCCTGACGGGCGAGTCCGTCCCGGTGCCCAAGTCAGCGGACTGCGCCCTCCGGCCCGATACGGTGCTCGCCGACCGCTGCAACATGGCCTACGCCTCGACGCTGGTGACCTCGGGCCGCGGGACCGGCGTGGTCGTCTCGACGGGCGACGACACCGAGGTCGGCCGGATATCGGAGCTCATAACGAGGGCCGTCAGCCTCGAGACCCCCCTCACGCGCAAGATCGCCCAGCTGAGCCGACTTCTATTGGTGCTTGTGCTGGGGCTCGCCATCGTCACCTTTGCCATCGGCACCCTCCGGGGGGAGCCTGTGATAGACATGCTGATGACCTCCATAGCTCTGGCTGTGGCTGTCATACCCGAGGGCCTGCCCGCAGCCGTTCTCATAACGCTGGCCATAGGAGTCTCGCGCATGGCCCGGCGAAACGCGATCATCCGGAAGCTTCCGGCCGTCGAGACGCTCGGCAGCACCACAGTGATCTGCTCAGACAAGACCGGGACGATGACTCAGAACCGGATGACGGTCCAGAGGGTCTGGACGGTGGCGGGGGAGTATGAGGTCACCGGTGCCGGGAATTCTTTCGAGGGGGAGTTCCGGAGGGCTGGGGGCCGGCCCGGCGGGGATGCCGTCAGGGAGGACGCGGCGCTCGCCGAGTGCCTGAGGGCCGGCGCGCTCTGCAACAGTTCCGGGCTGATCGAGCAGGGGGGTCGGCTCGAGGTCCGGGGGGACCCAACAGAGGGCGCCCTGCTCATAGCGGCCGGGAAGGCGGGCCTTGCGCCGGAGCGCCTCGCGAGGGAGATGCCGAGGGTCGATGTCATTCCCTTCGAGCCGGAGCGGATGTACATGGCGACCCTCCACGGGCTCCCCCACGGGACGAGAGGGTACATGAAAGGGGCCGTGGAGGTCGTCCTCGAGCGCTGCTCGGGCGCGATGGGTCCGGACGGCAGGCCCGCGGCTCTCGACCCCAGGGCCGTGAGGGCCGTGGCGGAAGGGATGGCTGCGAGCGGCCTCCGCCTCCTCGCACTGGCGACGAAGGACTTTCCCGCCGGGCACACGAGGCTCCAGCCTGAGGACCTGCGGGGCTCATGGATCTTTCTGGGGCTACAGGCGATGATCGACCCGCCGAGGCCCGAGGCGATCAGGGCCGTGAGGGCGTGCAAGGAGGCCGGGATAGAGGTCAAGATGGTCACAGGCGACCACGCGCTCACGGCGGCCGCAATCGCCCGCAGAATCGGCCTCGGGAGAGGGGACGGCGGTGAGCTGAGCGTGCTGAGCGGCAGAGAGCTGCAGGAGATGGGCAATGGCGAGCTCGCGGAACGGGCCGCGAAAACCGCGGTCTTCGCCAGGGTCAGCCCGGAGCAGAAGCTCAGGCTCGTGGAGACGCTGCAGTCCCGCGGCGAGGTGGTCGCCATGACGGGCGACGGCGTGAACGACGCCCCCGCGCTCAAGAGGGCCGACATCGGAATCGCGATGGGCCTGAGCGGAACGGACGTCGCCAAAGAGACCGCGGACATGGTGCTCCTGGACGACAACTTCGCCACCATAGAGGCGGCTGTGGAGGAGGGCAGGGGTGTCTTCGACAACCTCACGAAGTTCATCGTCTGGACCCTCCCGACTAATGTGGGCGAGGGGCTCTTGATCATGGCGGCGGTGCTCGCGGCGCTCCAGCTGCCCGTGACACCCGCTCAGATACTCTGGATAAACACGACCACGGCCATCGCCCTCGGCACCACGCTCGCGCTCGAGGCGAAGGAGCCGGACATAATGCGCAGGCCCCCGAGGCACCCCGCCGCGCCGATAATAACTAGGGCCCTTCTGGCCAGAACGGCCCTTGTGGGCGGTCTCATGCTCGCCGGTGCCTACTGGCTCTTCTGGCACGAGCTCTCCGAGGGTGCGAGCGTCGCCGCGGCCCGCACCGTCGCCGTTAACGTGGTCGTGTTCACCGAGCTCTTCTACCTCTTCAACTGCCGCTCGCTCACCCACCCCATGACCCGCGTCGGCGTGCTCTCCAACCGCTGGACCTACATCGGGGTCGCGTCCATGGTCCTGCTCCAGCTCGCGATCACATACATTCCGGCGATGAACGCCGCGTTCGCCACCGCGCCCGTCGGCGCCCTTTCGTGGGCAAGGGTGTTCGCGATCGGCCTCTCGGTCTTCATCATTATGGAAATCGTGAAGTGGGCGGAGAGGAGGCTGGCCGCTTGGCAGCCGGCACCCCCGCCGGCTCGCTGATGCGTTCCCCCGCCCCGGGGGCCAACCGCTCCGGCGAAATATTATATTGAATGTCGGCGATACGTGGGCCGGAGGCCGATGGAGAGCATAGTCTTCGTCGAGATATTCGCCATTTT
This genomic interval from Thermoplasmata archaeon contains the following:
- a CDS encoding 30S ribosomal protein S13, which translates into the protein MTEKTKSEPEPAPKETAAPPKKKKEERGKEKKEETKEVKPRVTREHKPDFKYIVRLAETDLNGERPIQLALADIRGIGVRTAILIADKVGIPRRTPIGDLSDEQLEMVEDALNSLHEFAPPWMLNRQNDLDTGADVQVIGPELQVSVMEDIGLMKKIRCYKGIRHETGQKVRGQRTKSNGRTGLTIGVMRKAAMAAAAAAKADESKKKEEKQKK
- a CDS encoding KamA family radical SAM protein, producing MKELLALTHDELVEELWAADPEVHRILVGSGDLHEARDRIFDHLNSLERHYFNIYSDRHYKDMSIAEKNNAKQCIRVLKNFIRTENERLTGASCLQILHALARGERKGEEAGAGFLWELIFLLRGIHGHSGIASADLSPGGERRQSGALRSSELDGYSAMMDRWMARYPSGLDAGVVRAREETKRAVLDYFGAHPEDWESYRWHIRHIIDDRETLSSIVRLEEDELEGLRLADELGVPYQLTPYYLSLFNRTGRRDFDRGVRAQVLPGERYCRNLKRMLESGDDLDFMKERWTTPIPGVTRRYPQILIIKPFDACPQICVYCQRNWEIRKLREARLDRAKVKRALEWVRGNEAIKEVLVTGGDPLALPNNALEWVLGELAEIEHVERIRIGTRTPVTLPFRIDRGFLKLLRRYHEWGEREVCIVTHFEYPSELTPEALGAIKRLRALGISVHNQQVFTYYNSRRFETAKLRRVLRLCGVLPYYTFNTKGKDETVDFRVPLARIEQEVAEEARLLPGVIRTDEPVFNVPRLGKSYLRAWQDHEPIMLLPDGRRVYRFYPWEARLAPSEDYLFTDVSIFDYLMRLYRDGEEIEDYRTIWYYF
- a CDS encoding cation:proton antiporter; the protein is MRLSRPLVLALVAFILAALLPSASSALSEPVAVLEVLPAAQRVGGAFTFRGALSYSPEGTVVAYDFSFGDGNSTGWVGTHTVQYTYERPGSYTVKLRVRDDQGGVSKETESTVAVLPPNRTPTAVIAIDSREFPRGAEVRVDLTGSSDPEGDTLLYYVDFGDGIDSGWTYNPILFHTYSIAGEYNISARVKDMEGAESAPAQMKVRIVEAGLLSKDLVLLIFIFVGLVIMVGFVGNFIFKKYGVPDVLSLLVLGLIVGPVFQLVDVALLSRFALFFGGLALMILLFDGGLNLPLRKVVGEAPRAAALGFLGFLFTMGTVGIFIGHFLFDGRWSYGLLLGAIIGGTSGAIVLPLVQKLDVSDEIKTDLSIESALTDVLCVVAVIAIIQVIVPSSGAGMGPSEIARSVLSAFTIGAFIGGILGVLWVWVLRKIEKAEYGFMLTIAAVFIVYSLTEWSQGSGPVATLIFGLVLSNGEPIGRLLQMREAATVTTAMKQFHSEISFFIRSFFFVYIGMIISIKDVWTVLWGLLIVGVAVAARYAAVKLALFRSTFSDRSDLFTVLMPRGLAAAVLAMMPLQYGVENGVVFKELAFVVIIVTVIITTVGVPLTQRRRAAAPAAPAGSSPAPPGPAPQATPPAAVPELQALPPPEAPEPSYISGQEPPIYGEPAPAQPVDWGQPPRSPPPVQPIQTAGGPGPQRPPAPQQPGTAAQPPPARAPAPPGRPAPHAPQAPIARPGERGGS
- a CDS encoding HAD-IC family P-type ATPase, with product METLLEKHWHHLPAHEVITLLGTSPDRGLEDSEARRRLERFGPNKLTPRKKKSPVVRFLMQFKSPLIYILLVAGVVTAILREYVDSAVILAVVLVNAVVGFVQEAKAERAIEALAKTITAEATVLRSSRLRRVPATELVPGDIVVLESGDRVPADLRLLQTSELQIAEAALTGESVPVPKSADCALRPDTVLADRCNMAYASTLVTSGRGTGVVVSTGDDTEVGRISELITRAVSLETPLTRKIAQLSRLLLVLVLGLAIVTFAIGTLRGEPVIDMLMTSIALAVAVIPEGLPAAVLITLAIGVSRMARRNAIIRKLPAVETLGSTTVICSDKTGTMTQNRMTVQRVWTVAGEYEVTGAGNSFEGEFRRAGGRPGGDAVREDAALAECLRAGALCNSSGLIEQGGRLEVRGDPTEGALLIAAGKAGLAPERLAREMPRVDVIPFEPERMYMATLHGLPHGTRGYMKGAVEVVLERCSGAMGPDGRPAALDPRAVRAVAEGMAASGLRLLALATKDFPAGHTRLQPEDLRGSWIFLGLQAMIDPPRPEAIRAVRACKEAGIEVKMVTGDHALTAAAIARRIGLGRGDGGELSVLSGRELQEMGNGELAERAAKTAVFARVSPEQKLRLVETLQSRGEVVAMTGDGVNDAPALKRADIGIAMGLSGTDVAKETADMVLLDDNFATIEAAVEEGRGVFDNLTKFIVWTLPTNVGEGLLIMAAVLAALQLPVTPAQILWINTTTAIALGTTLALEAKEPDIMRRPPRHPAAPIITRALLARTALVGGLMLAGAYWLFWHELSEGASVAAARTVAVNVVVFTELFYLFNCRSLTHPMTRVGVLSNRWTYIGVASMVLLQLAITYIPAMNAAFATAPVGALSWARVFAIGLSVFIIMEIVKWAERRLAAWQPAPPPAR